One genomic region from Spirulina subsalsa PCC 9445 encodes:
- the hisF gene encoding imidazole glycerol phosphate synthase subunit HisF — protein sequence MLAKRILPCLDVNAGRVVKGINFVNLQDAGDPVELARAYNDAGADELVFLDITATHEDRDTMVDVVYRTAEQVFIPLTVGGGINSLENIKNLLRAGADKVSINSAAVRNPDFINQAADRFGNQCIVVAIDARRRKGENQSGWDVYVRGGRENTGIDAIAWAKEVEQRGAGELLVTSMDADGTQAGYDLELTRTIAESVEIPVIASGGAGNTHHIYEAVTEGKAEAALLASLLHYGQLTISEIKNYLIDHQIPMRR from the coding sequence ATGCTGGCGAAACGGATTTTACCTTGTTTAGATGTGAATGCAGGGCGTGTGGTCAAGGGGATTAATTTTGTCAATCTTCAGGATGCCGGAGATCCCGTCGAGTTAGCCCGGGCTTATAATGACGCAGGGGCCGATGAGTTAGTGTTTTTGGATATTACCGCCACCCATGAAGACCGAGATACTATGGTGGATGTAGTCTATCGCACGGCCGAACAGGTATTTATTCCCCTCACTGTGGGCGGTGGGATTAATTCCTTAGAAAATATTAAAAATTTGTTACGGGCTGGGGCGGATAAAGTGAGTATCAACTCCGCCGCCGTGCGTAATCCCGATTTTATTAATCAAGCCGCCGATCGGTTTGGGAATCAGTGTATTGTGGTCGCCATTGATGCCCGACGACGGAAGGGCGAAAACCAGTCAGGCTGGGATGTGTATGTGCGCGGGGGACGAGAAAATACCGGGATTGATGCGATCGCCTGGGCCAAAGAAGTCGAACAACGCGGAGCCGGAGAATTGTTGGTCACAAGTATGGATGCTGACGGGACTCAAGCCGGTTATGATCTCGAACTGACGCGCACTATTGCCGAGTCCGTAGAAATTCCCGTCATTGCCTCGGGAGGGGCTGGCAATACCCACCACATTTATGAGGCCGTCACAGAAGGGAAAGCAGAAGCCGCACTACTCGCTTCCCTACTCCATTACGGCCAATTGACGATCTCAGAAATTAAAAACTACCTAATTGACCATCAAATCCCTATGCGCCGCTAA
- a CDS encoding methyl-accepting chemotaxis protein, which yields MLINLSSLTFLLKKLKLRNTILVGYSVPIVLSGVTALVVYVQGVRQVEQQTQQVTQLHEHINQVKDLAFSISAMEKAARGYLMGEKSAELAIYEEWDSRFYEQSEIIRYLIDNPQQRQTLNEIIEVGDRMNELYRRLISYVQLNNRSKSQQIWQQGQVQAITQNLSELVSTFEAYEQAQLAQERQQQQAALQFLTFLVFSITCLSGGIAFISGVSIASAVSHHLTQEASAITQSSLEIAATMEQQERNTSQQVAAVSHASITFDELNASFRKAEEQAAHSAVDASHALDLSENGKLAVQRTLERMQILENKVDEIRDQTERLREKSSRIETISQLVGELAAQTNMLALNAAVEAARAGEQGRGFGIVATEIRRLADESKTSARNISDLIGEIRLEITSTAQATEAGTETVKEGVIISQEMAQAFGGVADAVESVVNNNQMLALNAKQQVAAMEQMLQVMNEITQAAQNNAASVTQVRSGVDFLNLALENLKALV from the coding sequence ATGCTTATTAACCTGTCTTCCTTAACGTTTCTGCTCAAGAAGCTCAAGCTACGCAACACGATTCTAGTCGGTTATTCTGTTCCCATTGTCTTATCTGGTGTGACCGCCCTTGTGGTTTATGTGCAGGGAGTGCGACAAGTAGAGCAGCAAACCCAACAAGTCACCCAGTTACACGAACATATTAATCAAGTCAAAGACCTTGCCTTTAGTATCTCTGCAATGGAAAAAGCGGCAAGAGGTTACTTAATGGGCGAAAAAAGTGCAGAATTGGCGATTTATGAAGAATGGGATAGTCGATTTTATGAGCAATCGGAAATTATTCGCTATTTAATCGACAATCCTCAACAACGCCAGACCTTAAATGAAATTATCGAAGTCGGCGATCGCATGAACGAACTCTATCGCCGTCTGATCTCCTACGTTCAACTGAACAACCGCAGCAAATCCCAACAAATCTGGCAACAGGGGCAAGTCCAAGCCATCACCCAAAATCTGAGCGAATTAGTCAGCACCTTTGAAGCCTACGAACAAGCCCAACTCGCCCAAGAACGTCAACAACAACAAGCCGCCCTGCAATTTTTAACCTTCTTAGTCTTTAGCATTACCTGTTTATCCGGGGGAATTGCCTTTATCTCAGGAGTGAGTATTGCCTCAGCCGTAAGTCACCACCTCACCCAAGAAGCCAGCGCCATCACCCAATCCTCCCTAGAAATTGCCGCCACCATGGAACAACAAGAACGGAACACCTCCCAACAAGTCGCCGCCGTCAGCCATGCCAGCATTACCTTTGATGAACTCAATGCCTCCTTCCGTAAAGCCGAAGAACAGGCCGCCCATTCCGCCGTTGATGCCAGTCATGCCCTTGACCTCTCAGAAAACGGGAAACTCGCCGTCCAGCGTACCCTAGAGCGAATGCAAATTTTAGAAAACAAAGTAGACGAAATTCGCGACCAAACCGAACGACTGCGAGAAAAATCGTCCCGCATTGAAACCATTAGTCAATTAGTAGGGGAACTGGCCGCTCAAACCAATATGCTCGCCCTCAACGCCGCCGTAGAAGCCGCCCGGGCAGGAGAACAGGGTCGAGGTTTCGGCATAGTCGCCACAGAAATCCGTCGCCTAGCCGATGAAAGCAAGACCTCCGCCCGGAATATTAGCGATTTAATCGGGGAAATTCGCCTCGAAATTACTAGCACCGCCCAAGCCACAGAAGCGGGAACCGAAACCGTTAAAGAAGGGGTCATCATTAGTCAAGAAATGGCCCAGGCCTTTGGGGGGGTAGCAGATGCCGTGGAAAGTGTAGTGAATAACAATCAGATGTTAGCCTTAAATGCCAAACAACAGGTCGCGGCAATGGAGCAAATGTTACAGGTCATGAACGAAATCACCCAGGCCGCTCAAAATAATGCCGCCAGTGTGACCCAAGTTCGCAGTGGTGTAGACTTTCTCAACCTTGCCCTAGAAAACCTCAAAGCCTTGGTTTAA
- a CDS encoding ABC transporter substrate-binding protein, translating to MKNLTPTLTPPALCPRCGKTHLSLDSVSQTWRDHHPFWMDCPTNPVDWLEEQVKLGLQSPSLFKTAQDQIEEEMRQALLVEKIAGNDPETALWVQELIRQAGGFDSAFRAAFGEQATQLAQDSQQRYPLSRRQFIQNLLIGAMLVTLANCGEAMLPEDEESLAQRRLEKTHLKIAFLPIACATPILMAQPLGFYEKHGLTVELVKMNSWPDLRDAAIAGELDAYHMLSPMPLAMSLGLGSPATAIRLASIENNNGNAIVVALRHRERITGPADFNGFRIAVPYIYSMHNLLLRYYLATGGVHPDREVEIVVASPMAALEELRNGSIDAMLVAEPFNQLAVDQNLGFIHLLSQELWTGHPCCSFTASKAWIDQYPSTFRAVNKAIIESAYYARQSQNRREAAQAVAGAEYLNVSLTALESVFTGQFEDGLGNRRNVPNRIDFDPYPWKSFSYWMTTQFKRWGFLADPNIDHEDLADEVFMTALARQLSKQLGQNPPTLIMRHEDLKYDRFDPTNPTEYLTRQVEQFGF from the coding sequence ATGAAAAATCTCACCCCGACCCTAACACCCCCTGCCCTCTGTCCCCGTTGTGGCAAAACCCATTTAAGCCTCGATTCAGTTTCCCAGACTTGGCGAGATCATCACCCCTTCTGGATGGATTGTCCTACCAATCCCGTGGACTGGCTAGAAGAACAGGTCAAATTAGGATTACAGTCCCCCTCCCTCTTTAAGACGGCTCAAGACCAGATAGAAGAGGAAATGCGCCAAGCCCTGTTAGTGGAGAAAATCGCCGGAAATGACCCCGAAACAGCCCTCTGGGTGCAAGAATTAATCCGCCAAGCGGGGGGCTTTGATAGCGCTTTTCGGGCGGCTTTTGGGGAGCAGGCGACCCAGTTGGCGCAAGATAGCCAACAGCGTTATCCCCTCAGTCGCCGCCAGTTTATCCAAAACCTGCTAATTGGGGCAATGTTAGTCACGTTAGCCAATTGTGGGGAGGCGATGCTACCAGAGGATGAGGAGAGTTTAGCCCAGCGCCGCTTAGAAAAGACTCATTTAAAAATTGCCTTTCTGCCTATTGCTTGTGCAACCCCCATTTTAATGGCTCAACCCTTGGGGTTTTATGAGAAACACGGGCTAACGGTGGAATTAGTCAAGATGAATAGTTGGCCTGACTTGCGAGATGCTGCGATCGCGGGAGAATTGGACGCCTACCATATGTTATCCCCCATGCCCCTCGCCATGTCCTTGGGATTAGGTTCTCCGGCGACGGCGATCCGCTTGGCTAGTATTGAAAATAACAACGGCAACGCCATTGTCGTCGCCCTCCGTCATCGAGAACGCATTACCGGACCCGCCGACTTTAACGGTTTTCGCATTGCTGTTCCCTACATTTACTCCATGCACAATCTCCTCCTCCGCTACTATTTAGCCACCGGAGGAGTTCATCCGGATCGGGAGGTAGAAATTGTGGTAGCCTCCCCTATGGCAGCACTGGAAGAATTACGCAACGGCTCCATTGATGCCATGTTAGTGGCAGAACCGTTTAATCAATTAGCCGTCGATCAAAATCTGGGCTTTATTCACCTGTTGAGTCAGGAATTATGGACAGGCCATCCCTGTTGTTCATTTACCGCCTCGAAAGCCTGGATTGACCAATATCCCAGCACCTTCCGAGCGGTGAATAAAGCCATTATTGAAAGTGCCTACTACGCCAGACAGTCCCAAAATCGCCGTGAAGCCGCCCAAGCCGTAGCGGGGGCAGAATACTTAAATGTTTCCCTGACGGCTTTAGAAAGTGTGTTTACGGGGCAATTTGAGGACGGTTTAGGAAATCGACGCAATGTTCCCAATCGCATTGATTTTGATCCCTATCCTTGGAAAAGTTTTTCCTATTGGATGACGACTCAATTTAAACGCTGGGGGTTTTTAGCAGATCCCAATATTGACCATGAGGATCTCGCCGATGAGGTGTTTATGACCGCTTTAGCGCGTCAGTTGAGCAAGCAGTTAGGTCAAAACCCCCCGACGTTGATTATGCGTCATGAGGATTTGAAATATGACCGTTTCGACCCAACGAATCCCACGGAATATTTAACTCGGCAAGTAGAGCAGTTTGGGTTTTAG
- a CDS encoding DUF7219 family protein gives MSNSHPPNPSNPDQPTNKQQFLYPRSSYHGKFTPERLVFNANLQEFAQRVNFICNLETAGKISTEEAYQRIKDLWKELRQSKRELGIGDGENS, from the coding sequence ATGTCTAATTCCCATCCTCCCAATCCCTCGAATCCGGATCAACCAACAAATAAACAGCAGTTTTTATATCCTCGGAGTTCCTATCATGGCAAGTTCACGCCGGAACGGTTAGTTTTTAATGCGAATTTACAGGAGTTTGCCCAACGGGTGAATTTTATTTGCAATCTAGAAACGGCGGGCAAGATTTCGACGGAGGAGGCCTATCAACGCATTAAGGATTTATGGAAGGAACTGCGGCAAAGTAAGCGGGAGTTGGGTATTGGGGATGGGGAGAATTCCTGA
- the purC gene encoding phosphoribosylaminoimidazolesuccinocarboxamide synthase produces MSQAPNEKLYEGKAKILYPTDDPNILISYFKDDATAFNAQKRGQILGKGEINCTVSAALFQYLEHKGIATHYIDQPTPNEMRVRAVKILPLEVVVRNIAAGSLCKQTGLPLGKILPSPLVEFYYKKDELGDPLLTLERLQVMELATPDQVQQLIDKALQVNQHLTQFFEGCRIQLVDFKLEFGLDSTDQLLLADEISPDTCRLWDQQETDPNKRVMDKDRFRHDLGQVEAAYQQIQERVLTAVQANRP; encoded by the coding sequence ATGTCTCAAGCCCCTAACGAAAAACTGTACGAAGGGAAAGCTAAAATCCTCTATCCCACCGATGACCCGAACATCCTGATCTCCTACTTCAAAGACGATGCCACCGCCTTTAATGCCCAAAAACGGGGGCAAATCCTCGGCAAAGGAGAAATCAACTGCACCGTTTCCGCCGCCCTCTTCCAGTACCTAGAACACAAAGGCATTGCCACCCACTATATCGACCAACCCACCCCCAATGAAATGCGGGTGCGGGCGGTGAAAATTCTCCCCCTAGAAGTCGTCGTCCGTAACATCGCCGCCGGAAGCTTGTGTAAACAAACCGGACTCCCCCTCGGTAAAATCCTACCCAGCCCCTTAGTGGAATTTTATTATAAGAAAGATGAACTCGGGGATCCTTTGCTCACATTAGAACGTCTACAAGTGATGGAACTAGCCACTCCAGACCAGGTGCAACAATTGATTGACAAAGCGTTACAAGTTAATCAACACTTAACTCAGTTCTTTGAGGGTTGCCGAATTCAGCTAGTTGACTTCAAACTAGAGTTTGGACTCGATTCTACCGATCAATTGTTACTGGCCGATGAAATCAGCCCAGATACTTGTCGTTTATGGGATCAACAGGAAACTGACCCCAATAAACGAGTGATGGATAAAGATCGATTCCGTCACGATCTCGGGCAAGTTGAAGCGGCCTATCAACAGATTCAGGAACGGGTGCTAACGGCGGTTCAAGCCAATCGTCCGTAA
- a CDS encoding BamA/TamA family outer membrane protein, translating into MRLSPLLVVFLTTSTTLGLARTALGEVATWSEGNPDSLTQADSPSTLALESLDWSSLVSVASPPDGLQEFSGRETSNWGTPEPSVGIWNELLSSQLLTQESLETPLWVAAATLPIPASLLEVNPGNPKPSVPDSLERVDSEEIAQMVEAEAHHPDVPTGLEDENLEGEISLNEDSGETLVAGEVQPETIIPPLIATALDLAQSPLDQPPPAAPPAEGEPRVLVAEVVVAGDNLTPELEDVVYNAIRTQPGRTTTRSQLQEDVNAVFATGFFANVTQVPEDTPLGVRITFQVEVNPVLRQVVLQTLPEGAEQRAVPPEVIDEIFGGQYGETLNLRTLQENVIALNQWYQSNGYDLAQVLGSPQVSRDGVVTLQVAEGVIEDVQVRFLNEEGEEVSGRTRPFIVTREMQMAAGGIFQRDMAQADLQRVFGLGLFQDARLNFEPGTDPSKVIVNVEVQEGNTGSVAAGVGISSASGFFGTGSYQQRNVGGNNQDLTAELQIGTREFLFDVAFTDPWIAGDPYRTSYTVNAFRRRTISLIFDGGDPEIRLPNNDRPRVVRTGGGVNFVRPLAPDPFSRADWTLSAGFQYQAVSIQDGNADISPVDSLGNLLSFSPSGRDTIVALQLGAIYDRRNNPLQPTSGSLVRLGMDQTIPIGSGQIFFNRLRGSYSRYIPVDWFNLSRDPDAPQTLAFNIQAGTVLGDLPPYEAFSIGGANSVRGYEEGNVGSGRSYLQLTAEYRFPILSFVGGTLFVDYGTDLGSGSAVPGNPARVRNKPGSGLGYGVGVRIQSPLGPIRVDYGFNDQGDSRLHFGIGERF; encoded by the coding sequence ATGCGCTTATCTCCTCTTTTAGTCGTTTTTCTCACAACGTCAACCACTTTGGGTTTAGCGCGTACTGCCTTGGGAGAAGTCGCCACTTGGAGCGAGGGGAATCCAGATTCCCTGACCCAAGCTGATAGTCCCTCAACGCTTGCTCTAGAGTCCTTAGATTGGTCTTCCCTTGTCTCCGTAGCCTCGCCTCCCGATGGTTTACAGGAGTTCTCCGGCCGTGAAACGTCCAACTGGGGAACTCCAGAGCCGTCTGTAGGCATCTGGAATGAGCTTCTGTCTTCTCAGTTGCTTACTCAGGAGTCCCTAGAAACCCCCCTCTGGGTCGCCGCCGCTACCCTGCCGATTCCGGCCTCTCTACTGGAGGTAAATCCGGGGAATCCCAAGCCCTCAGTCCCAGATAGTTTGGAGAGGGTAGATAGTGAGGAAATCGCCCAAATGGTGGAGGCTGAAGCCCATCATCCTGATGTCCCGACGGGGTTAGAGGACGAGAATCTAGAAGGGGAGATATCCCTAAATGAGGACAGTGGGGAAACCTTAGTTGCGGGCGAAGTGCAACCGGAGACCATTATTCCCCCCCTGATTGCGACGGCCTTGGATCTCGCTCAATCCCCCCTCGACCAACCGCCCCCGGCCGCCCCTCCTGCGGAAGGAGAACCGAGGGTATTAGTGGCGGAAGTAGTAGTGGCTGGGGATAACCTCACCCCTGAACTGGAAGATGTGGTTTATAACGCCATTCGCACCCAGCCCGGCCGGACGACCACCCGTTCCCAACTGCAAGAAGATGTGAACGCGGTTTTTGCGACGGGGTTTTTTGCTAATGTGACCCAAGTTCCCGAAGATACGCCCCTAGGGGTGCGGATTACCTTTCAGGTGGAAGTGAATCCGGTGTTGCGGCAAGTGGTGTTACAAACTCTCCCCGAAGGGGCCGAACAGCGAGCGGTTCCCCCAGAGGTGATTGATGAGATTTTTGGCGGTCAGTATGGGGAAACCCTGAATCTGCGCACTTTACAGGAAAATGTTATCGCCCTGAATCAGTGGTATCAAAGCAATGGTTATGATTTGGCTCAGGTGTTGGGCAGTCCCCAAGTGTCTCGCGATGGGGTGGTGACGTTGCAGGTGGCCGAGGGGGTGATTGAAGATGTTCAAGTTCGATTCCTGAATGAAGAAGGGGAAGAGGTGAGCGGCCGGACTCGTCCCTTTATTGTCACTCGGGAGATGCAGATGGCCGCTGGGGGGATTTTCCAGCGTGATATGGCGCAGGCGGATTTACAGCGTGTGTTTGGCTTGGGATTATTCCAAGATGCCCGCCTGAATTTTGAGCCGGGGACTGATCCCAGCAAGGTGATTGTTAATGTGGAAGTGCAGGAAGGGAATACCGGGTCTGTGGCGGCCGGGGTGGGGATTAGCTCTGCTAGTGGTTTCTTCGGCACGGGGAGTTATCAACAGCGCAATGTGGGGGGGAATAATCAGGATTTAACGGCGGAGTTGCAAATTGGGACGCGGGAGTTCTTGTTTGATGTGGCCTTTACGGATCCGTGGATTGCGGGGGATCCCTATCGCACGTCTTACACGGTGAATGCGTTCCGTCGGCGGACGATTTCCTTGATTTTTGATGGGGGAGATCCCGAAATTCGTTTACCGAATAATGACCGCCCTCGGGTGGTACGGACGGGGGGCGGGGTGAATTTTGTCCGTCCTTTGGCTCCGGATCCCTTTAGTCGGGCGGATTGGACGCTTTCGGCGGGGTTTCAATATCAGGCGGTTTCCATTCAAGATGGTAATGCGGATATCAGCCCGGTGGATAGTTTGGGGAATTTGTTGTCGTTTTCTCCTAGTGGTCGGGATACGATTGTGGCGTTGCAGTTGGGGGCGATTTATGATCGTCGAAATAATCCCTTACAGCCGACTTCGGGGAGTTTGGTTCGTTTAGGGATGGATCAAACGATTCCTATTGGGTCGGGTCAGATTTTCTTTAATCGGTTACGGGGGAGTTATAGCCGCTATATCCCGGTGGATTGGTTTAATTTAAGCCGGGATCCCGACGCGCCCCAAACTTTGGCGTTTAATATCCAAGCGGGGACGGTTTTAGGGGATTTACCGCCCTATGAGGCTTTTAGTATTGGGGGGGCGAATTCGGTTCGAGGTTATGAAGAGGGCAATGTGGGCAGTGGTCGCTCTTATTTGCAACTGACGGCGGAGTACCGTTTCCCGATTTTGTCTTTTGTCGGGGGGACGTTGTTTGTGGACTATGGGACGGATTTGGGCAGTGGGTCGGCTGTTCCGGGGAATCCAGCACGGGTGCGCAATAAACCGGGTAGTGGTTTAGGATATGGGGTCGGGGTGCGGATTCAATCGCCTCTGGGCCCGATTCGGGTGGATTATGGGTTTAATGATCAGGGGGATAGTCGTTTGCATTTTGGGATTGGGGAACGGTTCTAA
- the lpxC gene encoding UDP-3-O-acyl-N-acetylglucosamine deacetylase, whose translation MVQRTIREAFSCGGVGLHSGQMIRVRVCPAQQGGRYFVRVDLPEMPVIRAQVGAVCQTSLSTELGQGGAKVRTVEHLLAALAGCGVDQARIEMDGGEVPLLDGSAEEWVRAIAQVGLQELPEAESPTPLVVERPITVQEGEAFVTALPAPRLRLTYGIDFPYSAIGNQWYSWSPEGERFEEAIAPARTFGFADQVEQLRQAGLIKGGSLENALVCDETGWLNPPLRFANEPARHKLLDLVGDLSLLGLFPQAHILAYKASHKLHIQLAKALLAGG comes from the coding sequence ATGGTTCAACGGACGATTCGAGAGGCTTTCTCCTGTGGGGGGGTGGGTCTGCATAGTGGTCAAATGATTAGGGTGCGGGTCTGTCCTGCCCAGCAGGGGGGGCGGTATTTTGTGCGGGTGGATCTGCCGGAGATGCCTGTGATTCGGGCGCAGGTGGGGGCGGTCTGTCAAACGAGTTTATCGACGGAGTTGGGTCAGGGGGGCGCAAAGGTGCGGACGGTGGAGCATCTGCTGGCGGCTTTGGCGGGTTGTGGGGTGGATCAGGCGCGGATTGAGATGGATGGGGGGGAGGTGCCGTTGTTGGATGGGTCGGCCGAGGAGTGGGTGAGGGCGATCGCACAAGTGGGATTACAGGAGTTACCGGAGGCGGAATCCCCCACCCCCCTGGTGGTTGAGCGACCGATTACGGTACAAGAAGGGGAGGCCTTTGTGACGGCACTCCCGGCCCCCCGTTTGCGCTTAACCTATGGGATTGATTTCCCTTACTCGGCTATTGGCAATCAGTGGTATAGCTGGAGTCCAGAAGGAGAACGGTTTGAGGAGGCGATCGCACCAGCCCGAACCTTTGGCTTTGCCGATCAGGTGGAACAGTTGCGCCAAGCGGGCTTGATTAAAGGGGGGAGTTTAGAAAATGCCCTGGTTTGTGACGAAACAGGCTGGTTAAATCCCCCCTTACGATTTGCAAATGAACCCGCACGTCATAAACTTTTAGATTTAGTGGGAGACTTAAGTTTATTGGGCTTATTTCCCCAAGCTCATATTCTGGCTTATAAGGCAAGTCATAAACTCCATATTCAACTGGCTAAAGCCCTCCTCGCCGGGGGCTAA
- the fabZ gene encoding 3-hydroxyacyl-ACP dehydratase FabZ encodes MTILTTEEKKTAPIPPVETAPVEDPIPTTIEVEEIRQLLPHRYPFALVDRIIEYIPGKQAIGIKNVSINEPHFQGHFPDRPIMPGVLIVEAMAQVGGVVLTQLPSHPGGLFVFAGMDKVRFRRPVVPGDQLVMTVELLRVRGGRFGKMYGRAEVEGQLCAEAEMMFSLID; translated from the coding sequence ATGACCATCCTAACCACCGAAGAAAAGAAAACGGCCCCCATTCCCCCCGTGGAAACCGCCCCGGTTGAAGATCCAATCCCTACCACCATCGAAGTGGAAGAAATTCGCCAACTCCTGCCCCATCGTTATCCCTTCGCCTTGGTGGATCGCATTATTGAGTATATCCCCGGTAAACAAGCCATCGGGATTAAGAACGTTAGTATTAATGAACCTCACTTTCAAGGTCACTTCCCTGATCGTCCCATTATGCCCGGTGTGTTGATTGTGGAAGCAATGGCTCAGGTGGGGGGCGTAGTATTAACCCAACTGCCCAGTCATCCGGGGGGCTTATTTGTTTTTGCGGGGATGGATAAAGTCCGTTTTCGCCGTCCGGTGGTTCCCGGTGATCAATTAGTGATGACTGTGGAACTCTTGCGCGTCCGAGGGGGTCGTTTTGGGAAAATGTACGGTCGGGCTGAAGTAGAAGGTCAGCTTTGTGCGGAAGCCGAGATGATGTTCTCCTTGATTGATTAA
- the lpxA gene encoding acyl-ACP--UDP-N-acetylglucosamine O-acyltransferase, protein MKTLIHPTAVIHPQAELHPTVRVGPYAVIGEQVTIGAHTHIGAHVVIEGPTDIGVDNRIFPGAAIGLEPQDLKYKGAASRVRIGDGNQIREYVTINRATEEGEETLLGNNNLLMAYVHVAHNCVLGDNIVIANGVALAGHVEIESRVVVGGVLGIHQFVHIGRLAMLGGMSRVDRDVPPYMLIEGNPSRVRSLNLIGLKRAGMNKDEIALLKKAFRVLYRSSLPLSEALEQLDLLGDDEHLQHLRRFLHLSTGAKRRGPIPGRSKGRHSVESE, encoded by the coding sequence TTGAAAACACTAATTCATCCCACTGCTGTTATTCATCCCCAAGCAGAACTGCATCCTACCGTTCGAGTTGGTCCCTATGCCGTGATTGGGGAACAGGTGACGATTGGCGCACATACCCACATCGGCGCTCATGTGGTGATTGAAGGCCCCACCGACATCGGCGTAGATAATCGGATTTTTCCGGGAGCCGCCATCGGATTGGAACCCCAAGACTTAAAGTATAAGGGAGCCGCCAGTCGCGTGCGGATTGGCGACGGCAACCAAATCCGGGAATATGTCACGATTAATCGAGCCACCGAGGAGGGAGAAGAAACCCTCCTGGGCAATAATAATTTACTGATGGCCTATGTTCATGTTGCCCATAACTGTGTGTTGGGGGACAATATCGTGATTGCCAATGGGGTAGCCTTGGCGGGTCATGTGGAAATAGAGTCTCGTGTTGTGGTGGGGGGGGTGTTAGGCATCCATCAATTTGTGCATATTGGCCGATTGGCGATGTTGGGGGGGATGAGTCGAGTAGACCGGGATGTACCGCCCTATATGCTGATTGAGGGGAATCCTTCACGGGTGCGATCGCTTAATTTAATTGGTTTGAAACGAGCGGGCATGAACAAAGATGAGATTGCCCTACTCAAGAAAGCCTTCCGGGTGCTGTATCGTTCCTCCTTACCCTTGAGCGAAGCCCTTGAGCAACTAGATTTACTAGGGGATGACGAACATCTCCAACATTTACGGCGTTTTCTCCACCTCTCCACAGGTGCCAAGCGTCGAGGCCCCATTCCGGGGCGGTCTAAAGGTCGGCACTCTGTGGAGAGTGAATAG
- the lpxB gene encoding lipid-A-disaccharide synthase, protein MRIFISTGEVSGDLQGALLVEALHQEAQRRGLDLEIVALGGDRMAEAGAQIIANTAQIGSIGLFESIPFVLPTLQAQKRARQVFREQPPDVLVLIDYHDPNIALARVARKQLPHLPIFYYIAPQSWVWAPTLRSTQEIVTLTDRILAIFPQEATFFTEQGAKVQWVGHPIVDRMQQAPSREEARQRFGFEPEQKVVTLLPASRWQEIKFLLPPMLEAAQQLQEKIPNLQFLLPLSLNIYEGKIGEILAKYDLNLKVLQNETLEAIAASDLAITKSGTVNLEIALLQVPQVVIYRLHWFTMWLARTFFRFSIPFMSPINLVLMREIVPELLQEKATPERIVEESLDFLLNDQRRAKVVQDYQEMTAALGDVGACERAAENILGLAE, encoded by the coding sequence ATGCGTATTTTTATTAGTACCGGGGAAGTCTCAGGGGACTTACAGGGGGCTTTATTAGTGGAAGCCCTGCATCAAGAAGCCCAGCGTCGCGGTTTGGATTTAGAAATTGTGGCCTTGGGAGGCGATCGCATGGCCGAAGCCGGAGCCCAGATTATCGCCAATACGGCTCAAATTGGGTCCATTGGGTTATTCGAGTCCATCCCCTTCGTTTTACCCACCTTACAGGCGCAAAAACGAGCCAGACAGGTCTTCCGAGAACAGCCCCCGGATGTGTTGGTTTTGATTGATTACCATGACCCTAACATTGCCCTTGCCCGTGTTGCCCGGAAACAACTGCCCCATCTACCGATTTTTTACTACATCGCCCCACAAAGTTGGGTCTGGGCGCCGACTCTCCGTTCTACCCAAGAAATTGTCACCTTAACGGATCGGATTTTGGCCATCTTTCCCCAAGAGGCCACCTTTTTCACAGAACAGGGGGCGAAGGTCCAATGGGTCGGACATCCCATTGTAGACCGGATGCAGCAAGCCCCCAGTCGAGAAGAAGCCCGCCAACGCTTTGGTTTTGAGCCAGAGCAAAAAGTGGTAACGCTCCTCCCAGCCTCCCGTTGGCAAGAAATCAAGTTTTTGCTCCCCCCCATGTTGGAGGCCGCCCAACAACTTCAGGAGAAGATCCCGAATCTGCAATTTTTACTTCCCCTTTCGTTGAATATTTATGAGGGCAAAATCGGCGAAATTTTGGCGAAATATGACCTAAATTTGAAAGTTTTGCAGAATGAGACGTTAGAGGCGATCGCCGCCTCCGATCTCGCCATTACTAAATCCGGTACCGTGAACTTAGAGATTGCCCTGCTCCAAGTTCCCCAAGTGGTGATTTATCGCCTGCATTGGTTTACGATGTGGTTGGCGCGAACCTTTTTCCGCTTTTCTATTCCCTTCATGTCCCCCATTAATTTGGTATTAATGCGGGAAATTGTGCCGGAATTACTGCAAGAAAAAGCCACCCCAGAGCGAATTGTTGAAGAGTCGTTAGATTTTTTACTCAACGACCAACGACGGGCTAAAGTGGTGCAAGACTATCAAGAAATGACCGCCGCCCTGGGAGACGTGGGGGCTTGTGAGCGGGCGGCTGAGAATATTTTAGGGCTTGCGGAATAA